In Elaeis guineensis isolate ETL-2024a chromosome 1, EG11, whole genome shotgun sequence, a genomic segment contains:
- the LOC105038003 gene encoding transcription factor VIP1, with translation MDPNRATDPHPSDPRLGPKPRRSGHRRAHSEILLRLPDDLLFDSDPDFSLDDVDFPSLSDDTGVPVPAAASGPEPSVGAAGHHRSMSVDGAFFDGLELRSPSAGGGVLDKVAHHRRSGSFDGSSMTFEGEMAGRLDFAKKAMSDGKLAELALIDPKKAKRILANRQSAARSKERRIRYTSELEGKVQTLQTEATTLTAQLSQLQRDTTGLTAENRELKLRLQAMEKEAELRDALNETLRQEIQRLKMVTGEISTVNGNTFNRGIQPSPYLSHPQQLPSQTGYQAQQFHGSQPSFSVQSGSAQTPSDPMDFM, from the exons ATGGACCCTAACCGCGCCACCGATCCGCACCCCTCGGACCCGCGTCTCGGCCCCAAACCCCGCCGCTCTGGTCACCGCCGGGCGCACTCCGAGATCCTCCTCCGCCTCCCCGACGACCTCCTTTTCGACTCCGACCCGGACTTCTCCCTCGACGATGTTGACTTCCCCTCCCTCTCCGACGATACCGGGGTCCCAGTCCCCGCCGCTGCCAGCGGGCCGGAGCCGTCCGTCGGGGCCGCCGGACATCACAGGAGTATGTCGGTTGATGGCGCCTTCTTCGATGGCCTCGAACTCCGGAGCCCGTCGGCCGGCGGCGGGGTCCTGGATAAGGTGGCGCACCATCGGCGCAGCGGCTCCTTCGACGGGTCTAGTATGACGTTCGAGGGGGAGATGGCGGGGCGGTTGGATTTCGCCAAGAAGGCGATGTCGGATGGCAAGCTCGCCGAGCTGGCGCTAATCGATCCCAAGAAAGCcaaaag GATTCTTGCAAATAGGCAATCTGCTGCTCGATCGAAGGAGAGGAGAATTCGTTATACTAGTGAGCTTGAGGGAAAGGTGCAGACACTTCAGACAGAAGCTACCACTCTCACGGCCCAGCTTTCACAGCTACAG AGAGACACAACTGGCTTGACTGCTGAGAACAGGGAACTTAAGCTGCGGTTGCAGGCTATGGAGAAAGAGGCTGAACTTCGTGATG CTCTGAATGAGACACTCAGACAAGAAATTCAGCGGCTCAAGATGGTAACGGGGGAAATCTCAACGGTTAATGGCAATACATTCAACAGAGGTATCCAGCCGTCCCCATATCTCTCTCATCCACAGCAGTTGCCTAGCCAAACTGGTTATCAAGCCCAGCAGTTCCATGGGTCTCAGCCATCTTTTAGCGTCCAATCAGGAAGTGCACAGACTCCATCAGATCCGATGGATTTCATGTGA